A single genomic interval of Magnetococcus sp. PR-3 harbors:
- a CDS encoding tyrosine recombinase XerC, whose product MALPHQQRFFDHLMQERRLSPHTEKGYRRDLEAFERFFADYEGEPLTADNLAAVDSDHIRSFLGRGHREGLARTTMQRRMAALRAWFNYMDREGLVTGNPAAAVSSPKAPKRLPRAPSVEQTINLLDQSAPLPPAPEASDFDKSAWSNLRTLRDAALMELLYSAGLRISEACNLDRADVDLSAGQLRVRHGKGGKERMAPMGQNAIQAIEAWLQARTKAKPHMDPMGPVFTGQQGKRLNSREGQRLLAKWRQRLDLPDSVTPHALRHAFATHLLQAGADLRAIQEMMGHASLSATQKYTHLDMQALAKVYDAAHPRAQRRTPRPSTTPTFRKEPS is encoded by the coding sequence ATGGCCCTTCCCCATCAGCAGCGTTTTTTTGATCATCTGATGCAGGAGCGCCGTCTTTCTCCTCATACGGAAAAAGGGTACCGGCGCGATCTTGAGGCATTTGAACGCTTTTTTGCCGACTATGAAGGGGAACCGTTGACGGCGGATAACCTGGCGGCGGTGGATAGTGACCACATCCGCTCTTTTTTAGGGCGGGGTCATCGGGAGGGGTTGGCAAGGACCACCATGCAGCGACGCATGGCGGCTTTAAGGGCTTGGTTCAATTATATGGATCGGGAAGGGTTGGTGACGGGTAACCCTGCGGCTGCTGTTTCCAGCCCCAAGGCCCCTAAGCGGCTACCCCGTGCCCCCAGTGTGGAACAGACCATCAATCTACTGGACCAAAGTGCACCTTTACCCCCTGCACCAGAGGCCAGCGATTTTGATAAAAGCGCCTGGTCTAATCTACGTACCTTGCGTGATGCCGCCCTGATGGAGCTACTCTACAGCGCAGGGCTACGTATTAGCGAGGCATGCAACCTGGATCGGGCGGATGTCGACCTCAGTGCTGGTCAGCTACGGGTCAGACATGGTAAAGGGGGCAAAGAGCGCATGGCGCCCATGGGCCAAAATGCCATTCAGGCCATCGAAGCTTGGCTACAGGCACGCACCAAAGCCAAACCCCATATGGACCCCATGGGACCCGTCTTTACCGGCCAGCAAGGTAAACGTTTAAACAGTCGTGAAGGGCAACGGCTTTTGGCCAAGTGGCGCCAGCGGCTTGATCTGCCAGACAGTGTTACCCCCCACGCCCTGCGCCACGCTTTTGCCACCCACCTGCTCCAAGCTGGGGCCGATCTACGCGCCATTCAGGAGATGATGGGCCATGCCAGCCTGTCGGCAACTCAAAAATATACCCATCTTGATATGCAAGCCCTGGCTAAGGTGTATGATGCCGCGCATCCCCGGGCCCAACGTCGTACACCCCGACCCAGCACCACCCCAACTTTTCGTAAAGAACCATCGTGA
- a CDS encoding DUF484 family protein, with protein MNEAAIQPIIDGPLTEKQVRDYLLANPSFFNSNEDLLPAAINASGRVLSLEASQLNKLHQENSRIQEHMDQIMERIRQNDAIYHAFHTIQKTLLVEMGRDVASLINRFCDALEDTFKIYRVALTISDTAPAMLPLRHAMQSDPALAGALSGRVNLLDHAQLQSILGNSSHSVIRVGREGGDRTPFFGLQAEQIKSDALIPIFTPPLDLLTEEGPKPEPIASLNLGGETPNRFLPGYSTDLLQDMTDIFVLILERTLEAN; from the coding sequence ATGAATGAAGCCGCAATCCAACCAATAATCGACGGGCCACTGACTGAAAAACAGGTACGTGACTACCTACTGGCCAACCCATCGTTTTTTAACAGCAATGAGGATCTGCTGCCCGCGGCCATCAACGCATCGGGGCGGGTTCTTAGCTTGGAGGCTAGTCAGCTTAACAAACTGCACCAAGAGAATAGCCGGATCCAGGAACATATGGATCAGATCATGGAGCGCATCCGTCAAAACGATGCCATTTACCATGCCTTTCATACCATCCAAAAAACCTTGTTGGTGGAGATGGGCCGTGATGTAGCCAGCCTAATCAACCGGTTCTGCGATGCCTTGGAAGATACCTTCAAGATCTACCGTGTTGCCCTTACCATAAGCGATACAGCACCGGCCATGTTACCGTTACGCCATGCCATGCAAAGTGACCCTGCATTGGCGGGTGCTTTAAGCGGGCGGGTTAATCTCTTGGATCATGCCCAGTTACAGAGCATTTTAGGCAACAGCAGCCATTCGGTGATCCGTGTGGGCCGTGAAGGGGGGGATCGTACGCCCTTCTTTGGTCTGCAGGCTGAACAGATTAAAAGTGATGCGCTGATCCCCATATTCACCCCCCCCTTGGATCTGCTCACAGAGGAAGGCCCAAAGCCTGAGCCGATCGCCTCCTTAAACCTGGGTGGTGAAACCCCCAACCGTTTTCTACCGGGTTACTCCACCGATCTACTACAGGATATGACCGATATCTTTGTCTTAATTCTGGAGCGTACCCTGGAGGCCAACTGA
- a CDS encoding ArsR/SmtB family transcription factor has protein sequence MGCDFDENNVEKVARCMKALAHPLRLKVIVALNEKELSVQELVESVGTTQSNVSQHLTIMRDKNILSSRRVANQVFYRVGDCKVLDLVSLTKKIFCQEEEEAAAKK, from the coding sequence GTGGGTTGCGATTTTGATGAAAACAATGTTGAAAAGGTCGCCCGATGCATGAAGGCGCTGGCTCATCCCCTGCGTCTTAAGGTCATTGTTGCTCTGAACGAAAAAGAGCTCTCGGTGCAAGAGTTGGTTGAATCGGTAGGAACGACTCAATCCAATGTTTCTCAGCACCTGACCATCATGCGGGACAAAAATATTCTCTCTTCCCGGCGGGTGGCCAATCAGGTCTTCTACCGGGTTGGGGACTGCAAGGTGTTGGATCTGGTCTCTTTGACCAAGAAAATTTTCTGTCAAGAAGAGGAAGAGGCCGCTGCCAAAAAATAG
- a CDS encoding rhodanese-like domain-containing protein, with product MSWLQDNWVTLLMVLILMGMLFKGPILAKIYNIMNITPHDLVKMMGGKQPPLIIDVRSSAEFNSDGRIDQAVLVPLNEVSRRAPDMVKQYPGREIAVICRSGNRSMMGSVGFKKAGFETVYNVTGGMINWQAQGYKVRK from the coding sequence ATGAGTTGGTTGCAAGACAATTGGGTAACCCTGTTAATGGTTCTCATCTTGATGGGGATGCTCTTTAAAGGCCCCATCCTAGCCAAAATTTATAACATCATGAACATCACGCCCCACGATCTGGTTAAGATGATGGGTGGCAAACAGCCCCCATTAATCATCGATGTACGTTCCAGCGCAGAGTTCAACAGTGATGGCCGTATTGATCAGGCCGTTTTGGTTCCTCTGAATGAGGTAAGCCGCCGCGCCCCAGATATGGTTAAGCAATATCCGGGCCGGGAAATTGCGGTTATTTGTCGTAGTGGTAACCGCTCCATGATGGGCTCTGTAGGCTTTAAAAAAGCGGGCTTTGAGACGGTTTATAACGTCACCGGTGGTATGATCAACTGGCAAGCTCAAGGCTATAAAGTCCGAAAGTAG
- the trxC gene encoding thioredoxin TrxC, giving the protein MSEPLIANCTSCGAGNRIPTTKAGFNARCGKCGEPLSRVGPDFPITVGETEFHDEVLRSPMPVLVDFWAPWCGPCRQMSPLLADYAREMMGRMKIVKVNTDENRILANQFNIRSIPTLMLFDHGQLKDQMSGSMTLPALRDWVERILEVP; this is encoded by the coding sequence ATGAGCGAACCTCTCATCGCCAACTGCACCAGTTGTGGTGCTGGAAACCGAATTCCTACCACCAAAGCTGGTTTTAATGCCCGCTGTGGAAAATGTGGGGAGCCTTTAAGCCGAGTTGGCCCTGATTTTCCCATTACCGTGGGTGAAACGGAGTTCCATGATGAAGTTCTACGCTCACCTATGCCGGTTCTGGTCGATTTTTGGGCCCCCTGGTGTGGACCTTGCCGTCAGATGTCCCCTTTGCTGGCCGATTATGCCCGTGAAATGATGGGACGTATGAAAATTGTTAAGGTCAATACCGACGAAAATCGTATTTTGGCCAATCAGTTTAATATTCGCTCCATCCCCACCCTAATGCTGTTTGACCATGGTCAGCTAAAGGATCAGATGTCAGGTTCCATGACCCTGCCTGCGTTACGGGATTGGGTGGAACGTATTTTGGAGGTGCCGTAA
- a CDS encoding class I SAM-dependent methyltransferase codes for MGHHHHPKHRFDPKKAERLLDPSRRGIDDAPALVQQMGITPGMQLVDLGCGAGFFTPALLEGVGPEGSVMAVELQQEVLDFFRKHMGHHPNLNDHCADLVQTGLEAAQYDGVFIAFTLHEVTVADALLEIKRLLKPGGVLMALDWGKFAPCPQRPDGKKMGPPEDHRLLIDTLRGQLAEAGLVEVADGERVGGCQYWICARKPEGA; via the coding sequence ATGGGCCATCATCATCACCCCAAGCATCGCTTTGATCCTAAAAAAGCGGAACGTCTGCTGGATCCTTCCCGTCGTGGTATTGATGATGCCCCGGCTCTGGTGCAACAGATGGGCATTACCCCAGGTATGCAGTTGGTGGATCTTGGCTGTGGCGCAGGTTTTTTTACTCCGGCTTTATTGGAGGGTGTGGGGCCTGAAGGATCGGTTATGGCGGTGGAGTTACAGCAAGAGGTGCTGGATTTCTTTCGCAAACATATGGGGCACCACCCCAACCTGAACGATCATTGTGCCGACCTGGTTCAAACCGGGCTGGAAGCCGCGCAGTATGATGGGGTGTTTATCGCTTTTACCCTGCACGAAGTAACGGTGGCGGATGCCTTGCTGGAGATCAAACGGCTCCTTAAACCCGGTGGTGTTTTAATGGCCCTGGATTGGGGGAAGTTTGCGCCGTGTCCTCAACGTCCGGATGGCAAAAAGATGGGGCCTCCTGAGGATCACCGCCTGTTGATTGATACCCTGCGTGGTCAGTTGGCTGAAGCGGGTTTGGTAGAGGTTGCAGATGGCGAGCGGGTAGGGGGGTGTCAATACTGGATCTGTGCCCGTAAACCGGAAGGAGCGTAA
- a CDS encoding CYTH domain-containing protein encodes MALELEIKLTAPDYATLDAVLQDPAIAALAAPPVRVDYRATYYDTAAHILLHNHLAFRSRPEGDGRWRAAVKGFGGVVNGVSRREEWEGFLPHNPQNLEDFPPGEMREALDHLRVQAPQAVLQPLMVTDFERRAVHLTFPCGTEAEMALDRGQVEAGGKEQGLCEVELELLQGELAPIEALAETLKARHPLVPSPHSKFAIGLILLGMLER; translated from the coding sequence ATGGCTCTGGAGTTAGAGATTAAACTCACGGCTCCAGATTATGCGACGCTGGATGCTGTCCTGCAGGATCCCGCCATTGCTGCTCTGGCGGCCCCCCCCGTGCGGGTGGATTATCGGGCAACATACTATGATACGGCAGCGCATATTCTGCTACACAACCATTTGGCCTTTCGGTCTCGTCCTGAAGGGGATGGGCGCTGGCGGGCTGCGGTTAAGGGTTTTGGTGGTGTGGTTAATGGTGTTTCCCGCCGCGAGGAGTGGGAGGGCTTTTTGCCCCATAACCCTCAAAACCTAGAAGATTTTCCCCCAGGTGAAATGCGGGAAGCCTTGGACCATCTACGTGTTCAAGCTCCTCAAGCGGTGTTGCAACCCCTCATGGTGACAGATTTTGAACGTCGGGCGGTCCATTTAACCTTTCCCTGTGGTACCGAAGCAGAGATGGCCCTGGATCGTGGCCAGGTTGAAGCGGGGGGTAAAGAACAAGGGCTGTGTGAAGTGGAGCTGGAACTGCTCCAGGGTGAGTTGGCACCCATTGAAGCCTTGGCTGAAACCTTGAAAGCGCGACACCCTCTGGTCCCCTCACCCCACTCTAAATTTGCCATTGGCCTGATCTTACTGGGTATGTTGGAAAGATAA
- a CDS encoding EAL domain-containing protein: MRSPALRYAVLASVIWTLILGLSLSWQISGEKRQTLEMATNTAKANFNKDQAYRNWASTHGGVYVQPDERTPPSPYMAHVPDRDLRTTEGRQLTLMNPAYMLRQMMDEFGQLYGIKGRIVGTVALNPNNQADFWETQSIREFKQGRKEKMELTQINGQPYLRLMKPMIMKEHCQKCHGHLGFENGSVRGGVSVSVPMASYYQLAEQAIQTNTLTHGGLWVLGILGISLVARRSHNSFLERQHHLGELRLSAHVFDHSQEAMMVTDHRARILSVNHAFVEQTGYSERDAMGQTPSLLKSDHHDPLFYAELWKTLLASGSWQGEIWNRRKNGEVFAVWETIVMVKDEQGEPKHFIGAFTDITEKKEWEERIHHLAHFDMLTELPNRVLFNDRLQHALDQAKREKNRMALMFLDLDGFKKVNDSLGHAHGDQLLQEVSERLTHCVRSADTLARLGGDEFVILLEKIHDQQDVQMVADKVLTALRVPVELEGKHEVFVSGSLGVALYPEDGDDLRTLLKNADTAMYSAKEKGKDRVIFYQPEMSNMATVRLEYETALRHALKENQFQVHYQPKFDLVSQQIVGFEALVRWYHPEKGTIYPSIFIPLAEELGLIGDIDAQVMEKAIEDTAQWNQAGFPVVISVNLSGLELEGDCALAERIGALLEQYQLPPHQLQIEITESVFMEMDDKLQASIDALRDLGIQLAIDDFGTGYSSLSYLKNLSVDVIKIDQCFIREITRTREDQVIVRAVIAMGESMGLTVVAEGVEEELQSHFLKKEGCREIQGYWISRPVPIDETMPLLEHYNKLSA; encoded by the coding sequence ATGCGCTCTCCTGCCTTGCGTTATGCTGTGTTGGCCTCTGTGATCTGGACCCTTATTCTTGGTCTCTCCCTCTCCTGGCAAATTTCAGGGGAAAAACGTCAGACCCTTGAAATGGCGACCAATACAGCAAAAGCAAATTTTAATAAAGACCAAGCCTATCGTAACTGGGCATCCACCCATGGTGGTGTCTATGTCCAACCGGATGAACGCACCCCACCCAGCCCCTACATGGCCCATGTACCAGATCGTGACCTACGCACCACCGAGGGCCGCCAACTAACCTTGATGAACCCCGCCTATATGCTACGACAGATGATGGATGAGTTTGGCCAACTCTATGGCATTAAGGGGCGTATTGTCGGCACAGTGGCCTTAAACCCAAACAACCAAGCCGATTTTTGGGAAACACAATCCATCCGGGAGTTTAAACAGGGTCGCAAAGAGAAGATGGAGCTCACCCAAATTAATGGGCAGCCCTACCTTCGGCTTATGAAGCCCATGATCATGAAAGAGCACTGCCAAAAATGTCATGGGCACCTGGGTTTTGAGAATGGCTCCGTCAGGGGTGGTGTCAGTGTTTCGGTACCCATGGCCTCCTACTACCAGTTGGCCGAGCAAGCCATACAAACCAACACCCTGACCCATGGCGGTCTGTGGGTATTGGGTATATTGGGTATCTCGCTGGTCGCACGTCGTAGCCACAACAGTTTTTTGGAACGGCAACACCACTTGGGTGAACTGCGTCTCTCAGCCCATGTCTTTGACCACTCCCAAGAAGCCATGATGGTTACCGACCACCGTGCCCGTATATTGAGTGTAAACCACGCCTTTGTTGAGCAAACAGGCTACAGCGAACGCGATGCCATGGGGCAAACCCCAAGTTTACTGAAATCCGACCACCATGATCCTCTATTTTATGCGGAGCTGTGGAAGACCCTACTCGCTTCAGGCTCCTGGCAAGGAGAGATCTGGAACCGCCGTAAAAATGGGGAGGTCTTTGCAGTTTGGGAGACCATTGTCATGGTTAAAGATGAGCAGGGTGAACCCAAACACTTTATTGGTGCGTTTACTGACATTACCGAAAAGAAAGAGTGGGAAGAGCGCATTCATCATCTGGCCCACTTTGATATGCTGACGGAGCTGCCCAACCGAGTATTATTCAATGACCGTTTGCAACATGCTCTGGATCAAGCCAAACGGGAAAAAAACCGCATGGCCTTGATGTTCCTAGATCTGGATGGCTTTAAAAAAGTTAATGACTCCCTGGGCCATGCCCATGGTGATCAGTTGCTACAAGAGGTGAGCGAACGCCTGACCCACTGTGTGCGCAGTGCCGATACCTTGGCACGCTTAGGTGGAGATGAGTTTGTGATTTTGCTGGAGAAAATCCACGACCAGCAGGATGTCCAGATGGTGGCGGATAAAGTACTTACAGCCTTGCGGGTACCGGTGGAGCTGGAAGGTAAACATGAGGTATTTGTCAGTGGCTCCCTGGGTGTTGCACTCTACCCAGAAGATGGAGATGATCTACGCACCTTACTCAAAAATGCCGATACAGCCATGTACTCCGCTAAAGAGAAGGGCAAGGACCGGGTTATCTTTTACCAGCCGGAAATGAGTAATATGGCCACCGTGCGGTTGGAATATGAAACAGCCCTACGTCATGCCCTTAAGGAAAACCAGTTTCAGGTACATTATCAGCCCAAGTTTGATCTTGTTTCCCAGCAAATTGTGGGTTTTGAGGCACTGGTTCGCTGGTACCATCCAGAAAAAGGGACCATCTATCCGTCGATCTTCATACCCCTTGCCGAAGAGTTGGGGTTGATCGGCGACATTGATGCCCAGGTGATGGAAAAAGCCATTGAGGATACCGCGCAGTGGAATCAAGCCGGTTTTCCCGTAGTCATATCCGTCAATCTATCTGGGCTGGAGTTGGAAGGTGATTGTGCCCTGGCGGAACGTATTGGCGCATTATTAGAACAATACCAACTCCCCCCCCATCAGTTACAGATTGAGATTACCGAATCGGTCTTCATGGAGATGGATGATAAGCTCCAGGCCTCCATTGATGCTTTACGTGACCTGGGTATTCAGTTGGCCATTGATGATTTTGGCACCGGCTACTCCTCTTTGAGCTACCTAAAAAATCTGTCGGTGGATGTCATTAAAATTGACCAGTGCTTTATCCGAGAAATTACCCGCACCCGAGAGGATCAAGTGATTGTACGTGCCGTGATTGCCATGGGAGAGTCCATGGGGTTAACGGTGGTCGCAGAGGGTGTAGAAGAAGAGCTACAGTCCCACTTTTTGAAAAAAGAGGGGTGCCGAGAGATCCAAGGGTATTGGATCAGTCGCCCAGTACCCATTGATGAGACCATGCCCCTTTTGGAGCACTACAACAAACTGAGTGCATAA
- the thrC gene encoding threonine synthase, which translates to MRYISTRGGVSPISFSEAVMMGLATDGGLLIPEKLPQIDADTLRQWAKLSYQELAIEVMRPFVEEDIPEEDLRPLVINAYAKFEHEEITPVVPVGNVQVLELFHGPTLAFKDVALQFLGNLFEYLLEKQGGRLNIIGATSGDTGSAAIHGVRGKEGIDIFILHPHKRVSPVQERQMTTVLDENVHNIAIEGNFDDGQAIVKTLFNDLAFKKAYSLGAVNSINWARILAQIVYYFRAWARVTGGDPSKKVSFSVPTGNFGDIFAGYLARQMGLPVEKLILATNRNDILSRFVLQGRYSKGDVAPTISPSMDIQISSNFERYLFDLLGRDGQAVKSCMAQLAETGGFSVSAEQLAEVQSIFSAQAISEEQTLATITRVFKESGYVLDPHTAVGVAAAEGTENVVCLATAHPAKFADAVKQATGNPVALPAAMADLMELPTRCDILPATAEAIKNKVSETLA; encoded by the coding sequence GTGCGTTACATCAGTACCCGGGGCGGTGTTTCCCCCATCTCTTTCTCCGAAGCGGTTATGATGGGTCTGGCCACCGATGGTGGATTGTTGATCCCTGAAAAGCTACCACAGATTGATGCCGATACCCTGCGCCAATGGGCCAAACTCTCCTATCAGGAGTTGGCCATTGAAGTGATGCGCCCTTTTGTGGAAGAGGATATTCCTGAAGAGGATCTGCGTCCGTTGGTGATCAATGCCTACGCTAAGTTTGAACATGAAGAGATTACCCCGGTTGTGCCGGTCGGGAACGTTCAGGTTTTGGAGCTGTTCCACGGTCCAACCTTGGCTTTTAAGGATGTCGCCCTGCAGTTTTTGGGTAACCTGTTTGAATATTTGCTGGAAAAACAGGGGGGGCGCCTGAACATTATTGGTGCCACTTCCGGGGATACCGGCTCTGCGGCGATCCATGGTGTACGGGGTAAGGAGGGGATTGATATCTTTATCCTGCACCCCCATAAGCGGGTTTCACCCGTACAAGAACGGCAGATGACCACGGTGTTGGACGAAAATGTTCACAACATCGCCATTGAGGGGAATTTTGATGATGGTCAGGCCATTGTCAAAACGCTGTTCAATGATCTGGCGTTCAAGAAGGCGTATAGCCTTGGTGCGGTAAACTCCATCAACTGGGCCCGTATTTTGGCACAAATTGTCTACTATTTCCGTGCTTGGGCCCGTGTGACGGGGGGAGACCCCAGCAAAAAAGTGAGCTTCTCGGTCCCTACGGGGAATTTTGGAGATATCTTTGCCGGGTATTTGGCCCGTCAAATGGGGTTACCTGTCGAGAAGCTGATTTTGGCTACCAACCGGAATGATATTCTCAGCCGTTTTGTTCTTCAGGGTCGCTACAGTAAAGGGGATGTGGCACCGACCATCAGCCCCTCAATGGATATTCAAATCTCCTCCAACTTTGAACGCTACCTTTTTGACCTGTTGGGTCGGGATGGTCAGGCAGTCAAAAGCTGTATGGCGCAGTTGGCAGAGACCGGTGGTTTTTCCGTTTCTGCGGAGCAGTTGGCCGAAGTGCAGAGCATCTTCAGTGCTCAAGCCATTAGTGAAGAGCAGACTTTGGCAACCATTACCCGTGTGTTTAAAGAGTCTGGTTATGTGCTAGATCCCCACACCGCCGTTGGTGTGGCTGCGGCTGAGGGCACGGAAAATGTAGTGTGTCTGGCTACAGCTCACCCTGCTAAGTTTGCCGATGCAGTCAAGCAGGCAACCGGAAATCCAGTAGCACTGCCAGCGGCTATGGCTGATCTGATGGAACTACCCACCCGTTGTGACATTTTACCGGCCACAGCTGAAGCCATTAAAAATAAGGTTTCTGAAACCCTGGCCTAA
- the tsaE gene encoding tRNA (adenosine(37)-N6)-threonylcarbamoyltransferase complex ATPase subunit type 1 TsaE has product MNTPSHWETSLESLARTEQVGNRIGSLLPTDAICLFTGDLAAGKTTLIKAICGGMGVDPRTVISPTYTMTNIYQGEQAIYHVDLYRIEEAEAFSMMDVDDWINPEGVTLIEWPQIAAEILADLPTLALTLERQGSPDQPVHHLKVESQDAVYAPLIKDLSTLKEARP; this is encoded by the coding sequence ATGAACACACCCTCTCACTGGGAGACGTCGCTGGAGAGTCTGGCACGTACGGAGCAGGTGGGTAACCGTATCGGAAGCCTATTACCTACAGATGCCATCTGCCTGTTTACAGGGGATCTGGCTGCAGGGAAAACCACCTTGATCAAAGCGATCTGCGGGGGGATGGGGGTTGATCCCCGTACGGTGATCTCGCCCACTTATACCATGACCAATATCTACCAGGGTGAACAGGCCATCTACCATGTGGATCTTTACCGTATTGAAGAGGCAGAAGCTTTTTCAATGATGGATGTGGATGATTGGATTAATCCAGAGGGTGTTACTCTCATTGAATGGCCCCAGATTGCAGCAGAGATTTTAGCGGATCTACCCACCCTGGCTTTGACACTGGAACGCCAGGGCTCACCCGATCAGCCTGTGCATCATTTAAAAGTGGAGAGCCAAGATGCGGTGTATGCACCACTGATAAAGGACCTCTCCACCCTTAAGGAGGCCCGGCCATGA
- the tsaB gene encoding tRNA (adenosine(37)-N6)-threonylcarbamoyltransferase complex dimerization subunit type 1 TsaB produces the protein MKVLALDTTTSRTEIALAQDGETVAHFWAETGTRCSGVLHEMLKNQLAGAGWSLNQLDLLVGMKGPGAFTGLRIGLAAIKTFARVLQVPAIGLGSLELLASRAGKQIDKPTVLTSAINVFRDEVYYQHYQWQGDQATPTGDIVLSDLQKVWVASQDHPMILRRLKQRHRITLPPLDQVDLLPMLLTEHLVLEALDVATAKFAQDPSSACASSLNPLYIKPESTTQMPKKGAPK, from the coding sequence ATGAAGGTCCTGGCACTGGATACCACAACCAGCCGAACCGAAATTGCTCTGGCTCAGGATGGTGAGACGGTGGCCCATTTTTGGGCGGAAACCGGTACCCGCTGTTCCGGGGTTTTGCATGAAATGCTCAAAAATCAGCTGGCGGGTGCTGGCTGGTCACTTAACCAACTGGATCTATTGGTGGGTATGAAGGGGCCAGGGGCCTTTACCGGTCTACGTATTGGTCTGGCGGCCATTAAAACCTTTGCCCGGGTGTTGCAGGTACCGGCAATTGGGTTGGGTAGTCTGGAGCTGTTGGCCAGTAGGGCGGGTAAACAGATCGATAAACCAACGGTTTTAACCTCAGCCATCAATGTGTTTAGGGATGAGGTCTATTATCAGCACTACCAGTGGCAGGGTGACCAGGCAACACCAACTGGTGACATTGTTTTAAGTGATTTGCAAAAGGTGTGGGTGGCTTCGCAGGATCATCCTATGATTTTGCGTCGGTTAAAGCAGCGTCATCGTATTACGTTACCCCCGCTGGATCAGGTTGACCTGTTACCCATGCTGCTGACCGAGCATCTGGTGTTGGAGGCACTTGACGTGGCCACGGCCAAATTTGCTCAGGATCCATCCAGTGCCTGCGCCTCTTCACTGAACCCGCTCTATATCAAACCGGAGTCCACCACTCAAATGCCCAAAAAAGGAGCCCCCAAGTGA
- the tsaD gene encoding tRNA (adenosine(37)-N6)-threonylcarbamoyltransferase complex transferase subunit TsaD, translating into MSSIGLAIDTTFDDTSVAIIQGHRELLANVTLSQFKDHAEFGGVVPERASRKHLEVIHLLLDQALKTANIEYAQLSWIAVSNTPGLLGSLLVGLTVAKSLAMALDIPLIGINHIESHPYANIIEQDLFPLPVVHLIVAGGHTLLIHQEDHFQWQVIGRSLDDAAGECVDKVAKMYGFPMPGGKAVDQASQEHPADLYRFPRPMLDRPNLDFSFSGLKTALRDFQKANPDAPSGPVFSALLDSIGHVLVEKALRAVRQQESQALTVSGGLAASRTLRKRFTERCEQEGITLYYPSPGLCTDNAAMVACLASYRYAAGQVDGLALEGVANLMV; encoded by the coding sequence GTGAGTTCTATTGGGTTAGCCATTGATACGACCTTTGACGACACCTCTGTCGCCATTATACAAGGTCACCGCGAGCTGTTGGCCAATGTGACACTCTCTCAGTTCAAGGATCATGCTGAGTTCGGGGGGGTGGTGCCCGAGCGGGCTTCGCGTAAGCATTTGGAGGTGATCCATCTTCTGTTGGATCAAGCTTTAAAGACAGCCAATATAGAGTATGCACAACTCTCCTGGATTGCCGTTTCCAATACACCAGGGTTGCTGGGTTCCTTGTTGGTGGGGTTGACGGTGGCCAAAAGTCTGGCCATGGCATTGGATATTCCCTTAATTGGTATTAATCATATTGAGTCGCACCCCTATGCCAATATTATTGAGCAGGATCTTTTTCCTCTGCCGGTGGTGCATCTGATTGTTGCAGGGGGGCACACCCTACTGATTCATCAGGAAGACCATTTTCAGTGGCAAGTCATTGGGCGCAGTCTGGATGATGCCGCAGGTGAGTGTGTGGATAAAGTGGCCAAGATGTACGGTTTTCCCATGCCAGGAGGTAAAGCGGTTGATCAGGCCAGTCAGGAACACCCCGCCGATCTCTACCGTTTTCCCCGGCCTATGTTGGACCGGCCAAATCTGGATTTTTCCTTCAGTGGGTTAAAAACCGCACTGCGGGATTTTCAGAAAGCCAATCCAGATGCTCCCTCAGGCCCGGTATTTTCTGCGTTGCTCGATAGCATTGGCCATGTGTTGGTCGAAAAAGCCCTACGGGCTGTGCGCCAACAAGAGAGCCAGGCTTTAACAGTGTCTGGAGGCTTGGCCGCCAGCCGTACCCTACGTAAACGGTTTACCGAGCGGTGTGAGCAGGAGGGGATTACCCTCTATTATCCCTCACCGGGGTTGTGTACCGATAATGCGGCGATGGTGGCTTGTTTGGCCTCCTACCGATATGCCGCTGGTCAGGTGGATGGGTTGGCGCTGGAGGGTGTGGCCAATCTTATGGTGTAG